The genomic window CTCAGAGAACAAGAAGAGGCAAACCGAAACCCCCTTGGTGGTCCACTGACATAGCAGACCTTAGAAAGGAGTGTAGAACTATGTATAACGAAGCGAAGAGAACTAACTCGTGGGATAGATACAAAGAATGTCAACGTAGATTTAAGTATGCCATAAGGGCAGCAAAAACAGCGTCTTGAAGAGatttctgtcaaaagatagaaaGTGTTTCGGAGACTAGTAGGCTCCGGAAAGTCCTATCAACGAGCCCAAGCAACCCTAGCTACCTCATAAAAGAGAACGGCAACTGGACAACTAGCAGTGCagaaacactagaattactAATGCAGACACACTTTCCAGGTTGTCTCTGCAACAAAGACAGTAGAACTCAAACTATAGTTCACAACGGGAATCCCCCAACAGATTTCATAACGGAGGATAACATAAACTTTGCCATTGGCAGCTTCAGACCTTACAAATCGCCAGGTCCAGACGGAATCATCCCCGCTGATCTGCAACATACAAGAGATATGATCGCACCTATACTCGCCTTAATCTTCAAGGCGGCGATACAACTCAATTATATCCCCAAAAAATGGGCGGAAGTAAAAGAGGTATTCATTTCCAAGGGAGGGAAAACCACACACCCGaaaccgaaggacttcaggccgaTTAGCCTATCATCCTTTCTGTTAAAAACCCTAGAGCGTTTACTAGATATGCATATCAAAGGAGAAATTGGCAATAAGCTATCACCGTCCCAACACgcatacagcaaaggcaaatcagtggaaACAGCGCTCCACGCGCTAGTTGACACGGttgagaaatcacttcactataaggaatacaccctcgctgcctttctagacatcgagggtgccttcaataatatttatccgGAGGCTATTACAActtcgctaacggaaatgggTGTAAACAGGGCACTAgtctcgtttatagaacgaatgctaactgggcgaacAATAATCGCAAATTTCGGTGACACATCCACCAAGAAATTCCCGATCAGGGGCACACCCCAAGGTGGGGTAATCTCCCCACTTCTGTGGAACTTAGctgtcaataatcttcttcaagaacttgaaaaaaatgGGGGGGGGAAATAatctcatatgccgatgatatagttatagcaatctcggggaaGCACCTTCCAACTTTATGcgatcttcaacaaagatctctcaatAGACTATCACTctggtgtaaaagtcgaggacttgaagtaaatccggaaaaaaacggatctgatactatttagcagaaaacataaaacacctgctcttaaacacatattcctaggagggaaaccacttagagtaacagaaaaggccaaatatctaggacttatactggataggaagctaaattgggggctcacagtcgcagatagagtacgcaaatctatgatggcgttgtactcctgcggaaggctaattggaaagaaatggggattggaacccagaatggtacactggctgtacacagcagtggttaggcctattctctactatggcattgtaatatggtggaatgcccttgagaagggggtgaacatcaaaaaacttgacaaggttcagagactagcatctgttctcataactggcgcgatatcaaccacaccatcgaaagcattatatgcgacattaaacttcctgccAGTAGATCAGCAGGCAAAATATATCGCGCGCAgcacggcaataaggctgaacactctaagcaagtggtcaaataagagctacggtcacggcaaaatcctggctggcacttcggagattcccggattggtggactatgcactcccgcccacgcttgccattacatcgttcacgaccctcctaccctcaagggaagagtgggaacgggacgatgtaagacagggcgagtctatccatgtatacacagatggctcaaagctcgagggaagGGTGGGTGGAGGTGTAAactccgagcatctggggatctccttcagttttcggctccccgactactgtagtgtctttggtacttgacactggtacagtgtgatgcgatatccggtaatgacatctacattttcactgacagccaggcggcgataaaatccctcacaaaacagtcgacaacctccaaggtagccatgaaatgacGGACAtctaacgagatggctgagtcatttcgcctaaggataatatgggttcctggccatcgcgacattgaaggtaactgtagagccgatgaactagcgggactcggcaccaagttgaccgatgagtgCATAGAAAATTACATAGGCattcccttacaaacatgtaagctacttatccttgaagaaatcgtaaggaaagcaaacgcaagatggcgcaatgaagccacctgcaaaatcgcccatcaactgtcgccgactcttagtgctaaacgcacagaatctttgctaagccaaaataaacacaatcttagcacactgatttcagtcataacgggacattgcctaataggtaggcacgcccaaaggatgggtgtgcaagcacacaacttctgtagaagttgtcttgatgaggaagaggaggagacaatcttgcaccttctgtgccattgtcctgctctatccagacggagatttgctattctaggcaaacaatttttaaacgaattggaagatctcagttccacAGAAATAGGAgatcttataaaatttttgaaaagcgcacaatggttttaggagaaatagggaaagcgGAAAGCTCCCTCACGCCCTGGGCTCCcgatgggctatgagcctgagtgtgtcccacaagacaaccgcttcaacctaacctaacctaagtgaATATTAAGGTTGAGTTCGATAAGAGAAAGCGAGTTGCATTCTCACCAGAAGCGAATGAGGTTTtctttttgcaaacatttttggatCGCATAAGCCGTCATTTGTTCTCTTAATTTTAAGcagaaatataacaaaattaaacgaagACTTAAGCATATAGAATCGATTTCATTTCCTTAAcgagtaaaaataattttgcaaaggAATTTCTTTCGTTTCATAGCAGAATCGACGAAACAATATCTAATCGTTAACGTGGCAATGAAAAAACGTTTATTTTGCTATCACGAAGGCGAACATCGTTTGCAGACAATGCCTGGCCTGCCTTTGTTACGGTGGAGAGAATACaaaaggtgtggccaacatcataCCGTTAACTGGCCCTAAGCGATTTGGAGGAACTGACTGATCTGCTGATATAACAGAGGATGTCAGCAGTTTGTTGCAACAGAGGTcggcaaaaactgagattgtgtggGTCATGCCTACTGCCTTCCTATATACTCATAAACAAGGCCCATTAGTGCACTAAATTCAACGTTTCAATGTAAACGTATTGGATTTTATTGTGTTATGAatgcaaatataattattttgatatctaaACGATAATAAACTGAACAGTTTCAACAGAAACGATACATTTTTTGGGAGGTGTTCAATTAAACGTTACTATGCATCTTCGCTTTTATACTTTAGAATGGAATGGCCCGGACTTATAAACGTATTAATAACGTATTGTCATTTCCAAAACGGAAAGCTGTTCCTCATACAACTAATCATTATTGATCGTGCCGAAAACGTAGGCATATCAGGTATGTGTAAGTATAGTAAATGGATTGCAAAGCTTTAAACGAAGTCACTGTGTCTAATAAATTTCGTATTCCTAATACTAACAGTAATTCAGGAAAATTGTGTCAAGATACTTATTATATGTACAATAATTGATCTTGCAAAGGGCTCTCATCAGATTTAAATTAAAGAATGTGATCGAAGAAAATGGATTTTACAATGCGACCAGGGCACTAGGAGTTCAGAAAAAAGCTCCAGCAACGCCTCAAAGACTAATGAACTCCGTTTTATTTAGATGACATCGGCATGTTCAGTTCTTATCTACCACAACATAAAGAAAGTATAGAGAAAGTTCTGCAAAAACTTAGAAACCATTGTCATTAAATTCAGGATAGTTGTATTATCTGCAGCTTACTACAAAGCTAGCTTTGTCGTCCCGACAGTATACTTTTTATACATGATCATTGAGGAACCCCCACTGACAAGTTGTACTCCTCAATGCCTTTGTCACTTCTAAACCTTAGTGTATGGTCTGTAAATAGCTCCAGTTTCTTCTGTAAAATAGCTAGACGCGCCTACTTTTATGAGTGCGTTCTTAACATCCTGAAATACCACAACGCAGTATCCTTTCCTTCCGCCATACCATCTCTTGAACTCAATGGCTGCGACTACTAAGTCAATCATGCATTTGACAGCATCTTAACTTAAATTAACTATCCTCCGAATAACGTTtcggagatttaaaaaaattacgaaaagttGCGGTATTTGAATTACTATATACGCTCTGCTTGTTGCACGTTGTCAGAAGTTGCTGTTCAAACTGCTTAGTAACAAAGTTGTATGATCTGCTTGTTTTTTCAGGAAATCCGGAATAATGCCTGCTTTGGCAATAACGTTTGATACTCGAAACGACGAAAAAACGactcagcagttgtggttgcaaaattaatggaaacaggtttccaactcgtttcacatccacCTATTTCCCAGATTTGGATCCCTTAGATTACTATTTGTTTCgaattgcagaaacgaatggttatttttcagacttggacaaatcctattatccGGAAGGGATCAAAAAACTataacagcgttggacgaagtttATAAGCCtataaagagaaaaataaagacggtttaccccaaacaattaggTTTCAATTGCAATGGAAACAATACTTCCATCATGGACTTTAAAGTCATAATAGGTTTTCAAATGGaagaattattttgttttcaaaattaaaatgtgtaaatattgttttttattgcacGTTTAATTATTCGTTAAATACCTATAATAAAATTGTCTAAAAAAATGAAAGCTGAATGGTCGAAAGCGTTTATAATACGGCCGCGGGACAATCTGCAATCTCATGTCtacataaaacaaaagaaattagtaCCTTCATACGAGAATGATGTAAGTTCCACtaatgaaatttgtaaaattccTCTCTTTATTCTCTTACCGATTCACAGCCTTGCCCAGTACCAATGAACTGGCTGATGGGCTGGGAGTATGCGCGTATTTGGCTGCGCGAGCGTGATGATTATATTAGTGCTCGTCTGCGCAAATCCAAAGCGAAACGAATTAAAAACGACTATACTGCGTGGCTGGCAAAACGacaaattaaaccaaaaaaagttaGCTAGCGAAGTGTACCTCATCTGAAAATTTAAACCTGCATCCTATTGGCGTCAATTTACATACCTTATGAGTGGATTGCAATGGTTGATTTGCCCAAGAACAAACAATTGTTCGACAAGGGCAAACTTTCGAAATTCCTAAAATTTGTGTAAGTTCAGGTCGGAatgaaaccaaaacaaaaaagcggTTGTATACCAATTTCGATTTcaattgtataaaattttatctgtgtaaatattttctGCACCACTcagttacaaaatataaaaagtgtatAAATTTTAGCTACTCGTATAAACATAGAACTTTCTCCGTAAAATTGTTATTCACAAAAGCGAAACTCGTAACCCTCTACTGCACGGACATCTTATTTatggagaaaaaattaaacatcaCTAATTTGCATTTGTTAGTAATTTGTTTATGTATATATGGGAAAAGTTTATTTCTTAGATTAtactatacgaggtgtgttcaaaaagttgcgcgaatttcgtgtttttttcaaaaattatttatctattttgtccccttgagatattatgcacttgtgccaacgtttttttcaatcttcgaagcacttaaaaaaacaattttttttatcttgttcagctcctccttcgatgccgtctttatctcgtcaatcgtagcgtagagtcgtcctttcatggccctcttcagtttcgggaacaagaaaaagtctcaGGGGGCCagagtgtgttgtttttgccaaaaagtcgcgcacaagcagtgatgtgtgagctgggcgttatcgtgatgcaagagccaatttttgttcttccacaaatccgggcgtttctggcggattgcttcacgcaaattgcgcatagcttgcaggtaatattctttattgaccgaTTTATCCTTTTGCAAGAACTCATGTTgtacaacgcccctgcaatcgaagaaaacggtaagcaaaacttttacattcgtccgaacttggcgcgctttttttggtcttggttcgtgcggcagctttcaTTGAGATGATTAAGCTTTGGTTTCcccgtcataaccataaacccacgattcgtcaccagttattaCCCTCTGGAGGAAATTTGGGTCCTCGCGgatagagtccaacatctcattagcaatgttcatgcaatgctgcttttggtcgaaattgagcagttttggtccGAATTTTTCAACGGCCCGTCTCatacccaaatcattgaaaagaatcgaatggcacgaggcaatcgatatgtctaggtcttcAGCAGCTTCTCTAACTGTAATTCGacaattggccaataccattttcttcacttcatcaattttttcgtctgtcgttgaagtgctcgggcgtccggcacgcttttcgtcgtttacatcttctcggccttctgagaacttTTTGTACCACccataaacgttgctttggtccaaagtaatGCATCCGcgtatttaatttcgtttttcacacaaaatttgatacaggttctttaatccgtctttttgaataggtgaaaatcgaagacgagccgaaacacgtgcaagcaaagcagctgtcaacaattaactgaacattcaaaatggccgaactcgtcggcatgagtgagagacatgagtaccaacatatcgccacaaaaaaattgaaattcgaatatacgtaacctgcaaaaattcaaaattcgcgatactttttgagcacacctcgtatttTACTAG from Anastrepha ludens isolate Willacy chromosome 5, idAnaLude1.1, whole genome shotgun sequence includes these protein-coding regions:
- the LOC128864041 gene encoding uncharacterized protein LOC128864041, encoding MKAEWSKAFIIRPRDNLQSHVYIKQKKLVPSYENDPCPVPMNWLMGWEYARIWLRERDDYISARLRKSKAKRIKNDYTAWLAKRQIKPKKVS